Within Aspergillus oryzae RIB40 DNA, chromosome 2, the genomic segment CTTTGGAGTCTTACATTTCATTCTATACAGAACCCCCGCCACACCTATCAGTCATATCGTGACcgatatcgaagaaggcttcGTGGGCTCCCACGTCCGGGAGGTATGCCAAAACCAAATCCTCCCGCGTCCGCTGAGAAGGACGGCAACCAGCAAGCCACAAAAAGAGAGCAATCCTCACCAAGATCACATAGGATGCAATCCCAGGACGATAATCCCGTTATCCATATGCTAGGTGATAAGAAACGAAAACGTACACCGGAACACAACCCTGATCTCGAATTGAATGGAGTACACCTTACGAGTCAAAAGAGGAGAGCGATTGACAAGACACCCAAAGAATTGATTCCCACTATGATACATGCACAACAAAGCAAATCTCCACATCTTGAAAGGactccaacatcctcaatcTCAGTTGATAATGAGGCACATATCGCTCACGACCCTGTCACGAACATATCAGAGCCTGTACAATACGACAAGACAGAGACCTCGGACCATGATCCAGAAAACGCCATTGATCCCTTGTTTCTAGAACTGCCTTTCTTACCTTCAAGCCCAGAACCCGAGCCTGAAGAGCCGCCAGAGCAAGACATCGACACGTGGATTGATCATCGTCTGCAAACAGGGAGAGCAGAAAACGAGGAGCAAATAATCGAGGCTTTACGCTGCACTAGCATGGACCCGTATCTTGCCGATCAGGTCCTAGACTATCTGATCGCAGGAAAAGGCATTCCCGACAATATGCCTGGAGTGTGGACCGCTGAAGACGACAGGTGTCTTGAGGCGAAAGAGACGCGAACTATCGAACAggtcttgaagaagcatggCTCGGATGCCTTTAACAGTCGGTGGGAATATCTTGGAATGGCAAGAGCTGCTGGCCTCGATGACATAGACAGCTGAGATTCTGACGGCATACATACATCGAGGAGACTTAAAAGTACAATAATCGTCGACGGAGATATAACGTTCTTCGGGATGCTGTAAAAATATGTGGGAACCCTGAGGTGTTAGGTTGATGACtttttttgtgttttctgttttcctctctttccccttcctgttattttccatttcccAAAGATACCAACTGCCAACAGAGTTCATAGATCAATTGAAAACACCAGCGGAACACCCATTTATGCACTGTGATCAAACAGTACTATCTAGAAAAAAATACTGCCTCTCACCTCCCGACAATATTAGACAGGGATCTTGAATTAAACCAATTACACATCGAGGTTAGAAAGggacaaaaaaaaggggaatTTAACAAAGAATGTTAGTATAAAATAAACTCAACCTTCCTTAAAAACCCTAATAACGGTTAGAATCAGGCGGCTTTGCTCATCTAAATCAGACAACTTACAAATGCTCCTCGTAAAATTTGAGCATCTTTTAAACATTAGTATCTCAAAGCATATATGGGACCGGTAAACTTACCTTTCTGGGGCATTTCTCATAACAGGTCTCAAGGGAGAccttggacttctttccGTTCTTCCAGTGGAGATATGCAATTAACGTCGAAGTTTCCGCATCGCGCAGAATTGTGTCAACACTTTGCACCTCGTTCTCCCAGTTCTTGGACCGGGGAACCCAATTAGgcagatcatcatcttcatctggaGTTTCGGTGGCAGCTTCCGCTCGGGACTTTCTTCGCCTTTTAGGTTCACTTTTCTCTGTTGTCTGCTTTGGCCCAGTCATGGACTTGCGCTTGCCCCGTTGGGGTTTCTCAGGCCGACCACCTTGGGCACGGTAGTATTCTTCTACCAGATCTTTTGCGCCCTCCCTAGTAGAAATCAATTGGTATATAAGACGGATTCCAAAAGCCAGGCAGAAACATACAGCAGGTTCTCCTCCGGCTCCATGGTCTCATCTGCAGGGTCATCGTAGCCTTTCCATTTCACTTGCAGGAGGAGAGTTCCCTATCTCAGCATTAGCTATGGTAACTCTATTTGCGACAATGCGATGCGAGAAGGTATGATTATGCGCACATTCTTGGCGAAGTCATGACCGAGAATCTTTTCAACGACATAGCTGCTCCTGTCAGCGCCGATCGTCAGTGGTCGCTGCGCATCGTAACTCACACgccctcctcatcttcctcctccacctcctcatcattgtcttcctgGTTTTCGGCGCCTGAGTCACGGTCTTCTTTCGCGTCATTATAAGGGATAGATTCTCCGGTCGACTCGTCGTCGGAAAGGTTTTCTACGGGCGCTATGCGATTGTCAACTCTACGCGGGATCTCAAGTGCGACCAAGTAAATTTATCACATACGCGGCATTGTTCGGCGAAAAGAAGACGTGAGTGCGAGAATTCGAGAAAACAGCTTGGCAAATGTGATTCAGAACTTGCTAGAATATATTGCTATGTCAACCTTATGGAGACTGGCGCTCAGAAGGAATTGATGATAATGGTTGCTTTCAGTGCTACTTAGAACGGGCGAGTCGCGCAGTCGCGTGAATGTGAATTGGCGCTATACCCGATATGGAAAGAAGCTCACTAGCCCAACTGGGACATCAGAACATCTCCAGAATTTCTAAAAAAGACCCCGTCCAGTGTGAAAGAGTGTACAGGCCCCTGAACTCCCCACGTCGCTTTGATAACGTACTCTGGGGAACCATTCTTAAACTACCGTTGCGTGTCTTGCGTTCTCCAAATTTTTTGAAATTGGACTCCTGCCGTGTGGCAGACCGACAAAATGGCGATGCGTATGTCTTCCGTGCCCCTCATTGGAAGTCGATGTACTAACGTTTTCAATCTCCTCTATATAGAGCTTGATTTGTCTCAAGGTAGAATCTTGCCGTGATATCAATGATCATATGCCTTCGGAGTCTCCGCTGACAGTCCGACAGCTTCTGTGATGAAAGATGAACAGGGCCGGCCGTTCATCGTCGTTCGAGAGTACGTTGCGGACCAACACTTTTAATATGCGGAGGATTACAATTCTCTCAGGGCAAATAGCTGATATGATGGATTTTGATAgccagggaaagaagaagagacaacACGGCACCGATGCTGTGAAATCACATATTGTTGCGGCCAAAACCGTTGCCAACATTGTCAAGACTTCTCTGGTATGATTTGGACGTGGAATTGCCTTTTTGACAGCATCTAAGAGCGATATAGGGTCCTCGTGGTCTTGACAAGATTCTTATTTCCCCAGATGGCGATATCACCGTGACCAATGACGGCGCAACCATTCTGTCCCAGGTTCGTCCTCAGTGCCGCCGCCGTTCACTTGATGATGGCTAACTTGGAGGTTTCTGAAGATGGAAATCACAAACAATGTTGCTAAGCTGCTAGTAGAACTTTCAAAGtctcaagatgaagaaatcggCGATGGAACAACGGGTGTTGTCGTCCTGGCGGCAGCCATGTTGGAGCAGGCATCTGACCTGATCGATAAGGGCATCCACCCAATTCGGATCGCAGATGGCTATGATCAAGCCTGCGAGATTGCCGTTGCAGAGCTCGATAAGATTAGTGACGAGATCCCTTTTACCAAGGAGGACACTTCCAACCTACTGAAGGTTGCAAAGACTAGTCTGGGCAGCAAAATGTACGACGGTGATTCCAGCTTCGTTATATTGCCCGTCTCCGATGCTAATGGTCGTTAGTGTTTCCAAATCTCATGATCAGTTCGCCAAGATCGCTATCGATGCCGTCCTCTCCGTTGCAGATCTCGAGCGTAAAGATGTTGATTTCGAGTTGATCAAGGTCGACGGAAAAGTGGGCGGTGCTCTCGAAGATTCTATGCTCGTCAAGGGTGTTATTGTCGATAAGGACTTCTCTCACCCTCAGATGCCCGATGAAGTCAAGGATGCTAAATTGGCAATTTTGACCTGCCCGTTCGAGCCCCCCaagccgaagacgaagcaTAAGCTTGACATTACATCGGTTGAGGAGTTCAAGAAGCTGCAAGATtatgaaagagagaagttCACGGAGATGATCCAACACCTGAAAGACTCTGGAGCCAACTTGGTTATTTGTCAATGGGGTttcgatgatgaagcaaaccatctccttcttcagaaCAATCTCCCAGCCGTCCGCTGGGTTGGTGGTCCTGAGATTGAGCTCATTGCTATTGCCACGAACGGTCGTATTGTTCCTCGCTTTGAGGACTTGAATGCAGAGAAGCTTGGAACAGCAGGTAGTGTCCGGGAAATGACGTTCGGTACCACCCGCGAGAAGATGCTTGTTATTGAAGATTGCGCCAACAGCCGTGCTGTCACTGTCTTTGTGCGTGGTAGCAACAAGATGGTCAGTTCACTGTACAATCAATTTCACTTCACATATACTAACATTCTCTCAGATCATTGATGAAGCTAAGCGATCACTACACGATGCTCTCTGCGTTGTACGTAACCTGGTGCGAGACAACCGCGTTGTttatggtggtggtgctgctgAGATTGCCTGCTCTATTGCCGTGGAAGATGCCGCCGTCAAGGTATGTCACACATCGACTTAGGTTACGTCTAGTCTAATAAATCCTACAGAGTCCCGGAATTGAGCAGTACGCCATGCGCGCCTTCGCCGATGCCCTGGATGCCGTGCCATTGGCACTCGCTGAGAACTCCGGTCTGAGCCCGATTGAGACGCTTGCCTCGATCAAATCTCGCCAGGTCAAGGAGAAAAACACACGGTTGGGAGTTGACTGTATGATGACTGGCAACAACGGTACGCTTCACGATCATTTAAAAGTAGGAATGATACTAATGCCCTAGTCTTAGACATGCGGGAGCACTTTGCTATTGATCCCCTGATTGGAAAGAGGCAACAACTTTTGCTCGCGACCCAGCTCTGCCGTATGGTCCTTAAGGTGAGTTCTGCGTCTCTACAGCCATGATGGAACACGAACTAACAGAAGGTAGATTAACAACGTCATTATTTCTGGTGATGATGAGCAGGAGTTCTAGATTTCTTGTATACAACTCGATTTTGATGGCCAAAAGTGAGACTTTcggttgtggttgttgatATCACACAATTCATGCCATGGGTAATTAGTTGGTTGGTGCCTATGTAAAACATGGCGAATACATAGAAGGTCCGTTGCAACgaatgaaagaaatgaaCTTGAATgatgttcctcctcggttGTCCCATATACCGTGGGTCTATCAGATCTTGCCGACTTCCGTACCGCACCATGTACTTGCCATCCAGCGCCCTTCTCTTGTCCTGAGAAAGAAGGCTACCTATCTCATTGTACCCTACTTACTGCACAACCTTAGAAGTGAAGCACTCGAAATCACCCGTCCCAATTCAGATGCCACAGCCACTGCGAGTCATGGCCAATCGAAGTCAACAATCCTCTTAAAGTTCCCATATCCATCACCTGGTCCTTTCTAGATGCCTAACGAGAGTCCAGTAGCCTtcccagcatcaccaacaaccatcaTTACTACTCTTATCAAAACCATCGGCTAACATCAAAACCTCCCAAACACTCCCCCCACTCACTGACGATCGGCCGAGAGTGGTTATTACCGTTCATCGATCTCAGTGATATGTAATAAAGTAAGATAGATGAAAGACATTCTTGGCCCCAACAGAGTCATCCGACTCCCCTACGCCCCAGACTACGGTACTTCACTCGCGTCCCAGCATCTCGGGCACCGTCACCTCGGGGAATTAACTAGGACTCCtgtccctttttcttttcgccctatttctttttttggcaATGCAGGAgtcagatgacgatggtaCAGTAGTGGTTTTCTCTGTAGTCGGTACCGTGCAGTACGACGCGCCGACGCAGGGAGACCAGGTTCATGTGCTAAGGTAATAGCTCATGTTCATCGTCGATCGGGGATCTCCGATGCTCAGATTCCAAGTAGTTTCTAGGTACAGGGTACTCGGTACATCTACTTTGATTGTAGGCGACGTCATACTCCGATGCGGTAAATTCCGGGTCGGGCCTCTGGCCTCTAGATACCCTACTACTTAGTAAGGATGAGGGCTTTAAATTTACTTCTAAATGGGGAAGGACGGGGCGGGCCGGGATGGAAGTCTTTTATTGTCACGATATATGATAGCATAATCCATAGCCCCAAGCACTATTAAGCGATGACTGTTTACAAAACATAATCATGGGGTAACGTGATTCAGGGGCAGTTTTTCAGTAGCAGGTCACACGGagtgttcttttctttcattccgCTTGTCCGGCTTTGCCGGTGtgaggggagaaaaaagtacttcttccttttttttttctgcatTTTTGTATTCAGGTCGGTAGCTATCGTTTAGCTTGTCCCGCCATCGAGGCTTTGCGTCGCGTGGAATTGTAAACCCTGTCCCGCGGACTCGTGGTCTTGATCCACTAGGGACATGTGAAGGGGTAATACAATATGTGGAGGGATGAGAAAAGGTTCATTCTTGTGGGAAAGGGGGGGGCAGGCAATACGATGTTGCATACAGATAGATGGACATGTTAGTGGGATCATCTGTCACGATGGACAGATCCACTGTACCATTTCCTCGGGTAGGTTGTCAGTCGATTCGTCTTTGTCAGAAAAACGAATTTGACAGCTCAGAGTCCCAGTAAGTCATTTGAGGAGTTGTTGTCCGAAGAGTAGCGGATAATGAATGATTATGCAGGAGAGAGTTGTGTAACAGAACTGATGACTGTATATACGAGTTGTGCTATTCtaatcttctccttcctaCTTCGAGTATTCTTAGCGGATAAAAAGGACGGTACTAAATCACACAGGCATTAATCTATTTACCTTTAATCGACACCACCCAATCAAACCCACATGGTCAATCAGGACGGACGGATTTGATTTCCTGGTCCGAATCCTGAGCCTAAGGTAAGCCTATTATTAGCCTAGTCCGGGACGATTTGAGAGAAAAGCGCGGTACTAATCATGATCATCGTCCATGAAACAGCGAGTGAGAATGGCCCCTGGGGACAAAGTCGAAGATTCAGATGACCCGACGTTGGCTGATGCGGCAGCTTACCATATGgtaagaacaacaacaattTGACACCTCTCAATTCATACTACGACTTGccccctccccatccccaccGCCTGACTGGACTTGCATGATACCTAGACGCCAATTTTCATTCTAGACCTAGCCGATCCACAATAAACGCAGCTGATTCATGTCTTTTCCCCCGTCCCAGTGCCGAAGTCTCCACCCGATCAGCACAgttccttttctcccccaGATGTCCTGCGCCTGCCTGCTGGTAAGCCTCGCTCCATAGCTGCCTATCTGGCGCCGCCAGCACCGCCTTTACCCCCCTTGAAAATAGCCCTCCAtgatttatttttgcttCCCCCATATCACATGGATGGGGGAGGAGCATTGACGTGGCCGGAATCTGTTCGCGGTGCTTAAGACCTGATCCCGTCCCGCGGCACAATAAAGAACCCTTTGCGCTTTCTCGTGacagcaagaagacaaaggcGTCAAACGACGCTGTGCGCAGGGCAATCGACAGGCGAAATAGTTGGGCATATTTTTATCAATGCTGGTTCCATTCCATACCGCTACTTCTCATGTTGGTTGATCGCTGTTATCACACGACTGCGGTGAAGTATTGTATCGGATGCATTTCGTCAGCATTcttatttacttttttttctgtgtCCGCCCCTTTAAGCGTCGGCTATCGTAGTTTAATTGGTAATGAAATGTTTGGTATATAGGATACAGCTGTCTAGgtttttcttgtcttgtgTATATTTTGTTTCTGGCCAAAAGTACGTGGTAAGATTGAGATGTTCTAGTTCTCATGATCAACGTGGAGTATCTCGATGGAGACGCATGAGCTCATGCATGCATCTCCAGATATAGACATGGACGTTCCATACAATAGATCAGTATTAACTGATATTGACTAGGGAAAGGGACACAGTTTAAAGTCGTGGCTAGCCAGCACCCTTTACTCAAAATACAATGATGTATAGTGGTATGATATATCTATTGGATCTCTAATGACAAGATCAATTTCAAGTAGCATCAAAACAATCCAAGCTCTACGGAGTTTTCCATATCCATGATTGGCGAATATAGCCCCCCTACTAGTACACAAGCGCTTATAGAGTAAACTGAGAACCGACATTGGCCCTTACTATTTGCCCTTCATTTACCTCGACTATATCTACCTATCCAATGAAAGAATTGAAATGCCGAAACAGGCAAGAGTATCAGATCTAACCAAGACAGCCCCTACCTTTTAACGTGAGATGCTGTTATTAGCCATTTGCACATGAATACTAGACAGAAGCATTTGCGCCATTTGATAACGGATGACGTCCATCAGTAAACAATTGCTTCGACAGATATACACATTGGGTAAAAGTTTCATATCGTCATCAGCGCATGAGTTAGTGCAAGACATCGTCATCtaatggaaaaaaaaaaaaaaaaaaacagttTCGGCCACAGTATCCACTCGATCTAATGCTTATCAAACCACACCCAGCCCAGTGCTTATAAAACTAAATGCCGAGTCATCTCCACATGATTTCAACGAACAAGGACCTGACTCATCGGTAGTACCATTCGTACGACATAAAGAAGTCATAGACCCTGGTCATCGAATATTCCAGGCCTATTAAATGGCAGGTAAATCTACGACTTTGACAGTGAAAGACGACGCTACCCAAGCATAAGCTCTAAGGACAGGGACAAGGTATCCCTGAGGTTGGGATACGTGGTATACTACCGAGTCATTCGTACAACCTCCAATATCTGTTTAGTCCAATAATCGACAGTACTCCCTGCATAACCACACGCATCTCGAACAGATCATTACCCACTGATACCACAGATTCACCGGGCAACACTGTAGTATAACTATAAACCCAGAAATGACTCTTGAACCTGCATGTAATATATTGAATTAAATGCATAGGAAACCCCTTGCCATTCGATTCCGTAAACGTACATATGATCGACACGGCGGGTCCATCAAGTCGACCAACAAATCGGCAGGTACTCGGGAGGTAACAGAGCATTCCTGTGTTCCCAAAGACCAGGACACAGTTCAATGCAACGAAGTTAAGTTCGTGGTTCGGACAAATGAGCCTCCCAATGAGGCGTCTAAGATTACATCGGTGGCATGTACGTATGGTTGCACGTATCGATGTATGGATACACAGCTGTCATTTTGTTCGCTGCTTTGGTGTTCGTTCCTGATCCCGCAGAAAGATCGAATGAATCAAGGGATTtcccctccccatcccaCCATACCGATGCCGATATTTGATTTACTCGCCGACCAGCCAGCAAAATTTCCCATGAACCAGGACGAGGACCTGTCCTACAGTGCATGCGCCATTTACGGGATGCATACTCGTGCATTCTACgtccgtcttctccagaCTCTGTAGTTTGTAAGCGGTGTGAGGCTATGGTGGGATCCATTCAGCTCCATCGAAAAAACCTGGGGTAACTATTTAAAATTGTCCGTGAACGTGCAGCACATTTCCAATTACACCGACCAGCAACTCTTACCTAATTCACCAACCTATGCATTACTAGTTGATAGACCGACAATTGGAAAAAATGAACAATCCTTGCGATCATCAATGTCCGTGCCATTCATCAAGGAGGGAATGAGTTGCGATACGTTCGAAACGGCAAACAGACGACGAATCCGGCATGGCAAAACGAGGACACGGCCCTCGATGGTGTGCAAGGAGCAGAGCACGACAAAAAATACTACGTCGTACCTAACCTTACTATTGCGGAAAATAAAACAGTCGTCCCGAgaatttcttctccatttcaaCAACCCT encodes:
- a CDS encoding putative transcription factor Rap1 (predicted protein) translates to MIHAQQSKSPHLERTPTSSISVDNEAHIAHDPVTNISEPVQYDKTETSDHDPENAIDPLFLELPFLPSSPEPEPEEPPEQDIDTWIDHRLQTGRAENEEQIIEALRCTSMDPYLADQVLDYLIAGKGIPDNMPGVWTAEDDRCLEAKETRTIEQVLKKHGSDAFNSRWEYLGMARAAGLDDIDS
- a CDS encoding uncharacterized protein (predicted protein), whose protein sequence is MEPEENLLEGAKDLVEEYYRAQGGRPEKPQRGKRKSMTGPKQTTEKSEPKRRRKSRAEAATETPDEDDDLPNWVPRSKNWENEVQSVDTILRDAETSTLIAYLHWKNGKKSKVSLETCYEKCPRKMLKFYEEHLVFKEG
- a CDS encoding chaperonin-containing T-complex subunit CCT5 (chaperonin complex component, TCP-1 epsilon subunit (CCT5)), which translates into the protein MAMLSADSPTASVMKDEQGRPFIVVRDQGKKKRQHGTDAVKSHIVAAKTVANIVKTSLGPRGLDKILISPDGDITVTNDGATILSQMEITNNVAKLLVELSKSQDEEIGDGTTGVVVLAAAMLEQASDLIDKGIHPIRIADGYDQACEIAVAELDKISDEIPFTKEDTSNLLKVAKTSLGSKIVSKSHDQFAKIAIDAVLSVADLERKDVDFELIKVDGKVGGALEDSMLVKGVIVDKDFSHPQMPDEVKDAKLAILTCPFEPPKPKTKHKLDITSVEEFKKLQDYEREKFTEMIQHLKDSGANLVICQWGFDDEANHLLLQNNLPAVRWVGGPEIELIAIATNGRIVPRFEDLNAEKLGTAGSVREMTFGTTREKMLVIEDCANSRAVTVFVRGSNKMIIDEAKRSLHDALCVVRNLVRDNRVVYGGGAAEIACSIAVEDAAVKSPGIEQYAMRAFADALDAVPLALAENSGLSPIETLASIKSRQVKEKNTRLGVDCMMTGNNVLDMREHFAIDPLIGKRQQLLLATQLCRMVLKKVD